One Brachyspira suanatina DNA segment encodes these proteins:
- a CDS encoding response regulator transcription factor, with amino-acid sequence MNKELIYSVEDDDNIRDLIKYTVEEAGYTIECFSNGNDMLEALKKQTPNLVLLDIMLPDIEGTEILKIIRTDYAHLPIKVIMLTAKTSEINIVTGLNLGADDYMPKPFSVLELLARIKANLRKKDVRLDAEELTFGEIKLIVKKRNVFVGERQVVLTQKEFDLLKLLMENANNVVDRETMLEEVWGVDHTMETRTIDMHIKSIRQKLDLTKENIITVRGMGYKLTDVQ; translated from the coding sequence ATGAATAAAGAACTTATTTACTCAGTAGAAGATGATGATAATATTAGGGATCTTATCAAATATACCGTTGAAGAGGCAGGATATACTATAGAATGTTTCTCAAATGGTAATGATATGCTTGAGGCATTAAAAAAACAAACTCCTAATTTGGTATTGCTTGATATAATGCTTCCAGACATAGAAGGTACAGAAATATTAAAAATTATTAGAACAGATTATGCCCATCTTCCTATTAAAGTAATAATGCTTACAGCTAAAACCAGTGAAATAAACATTGTTACAGGTCTTAATTTAGGTGCAGATGATTATATGCCTAAACCTTTTTCTGTACTAGAGCTTCTTGCTAGAATCAAAGCAAATTTAAGAAAAAAAGATGTAAGATTGGATGCAGAAGAACTTACTTTTGGAGAAATAAAACTTATTGTTAAAAAGAGAAATGTATTCGTAGGAGAAAGGCAGGTTGTTTTAACTCAGAAAGAATTCGATTTGCTTAAGCTCTTAATGGAAAATGCTAATAATGTAGTTGATAGAGAAACTATGCTTGAAGAGGTATGGGGTGTTGACCATACTATGGAAACAAGAACTATTGATATGCATATAAAATCAATAAGACAAAAACTTGATTTAACTAAAGAAAACATTATAACCGTTAGAGGTATGGGATATAAATTAACAGATGTACAATAA
- the ruvA gene encoding Holliday junction branch migration protein RuvA, whose protein sequence is MFAFIEGKVQIISEGVIALLCNGVGYEVIVSKKLDVKNDDNIRLYTKLIHREDAMILYGFLTREEKNMFTTLMSASGVGPKLAMEVLSTYSINDLMHILFNKDINLLKKVSGMGVKKAEKLLFELRDKIEKIDINISPSVISNDNESDVIKALISLGFSNNEAVKALSAIENKDNMTTEDLISNALRNLSTL, encoded by the coding sequence ATGTTTGCTTTTATAGAAGGTAAAGTTCAAATAATATCAGAAGGTGTCATTGCTCTTCTTTGTAATGGTGTCGGCTATGAGGTTATAGTATCAAAAAAATTAGATGTGAAAAATGATGATAATATAAGGCTTTATACCAAACTTATACACAGAGAAGATGCTATGATACTTTATGGTTTTTTAACTAGAGAAGAAAAAAATATGTTCACTACTCTTATGTCTGCTTCAGGAGTAGGTCCTAAATTGGCTATGGAAGTTCTTTCTACTTATTCCATAAATGATTTGATGCATATACTTTTTAATAAGGATATAAATTTACTTAAAAAAGTATCAGGTATGGGAGTAAAAAAGGCCGAAAAACTTTTATTTGAGTTAAGGGACAAGATAGAAAAGATAGATATTAATATTTCACCATCTGTTATTAGTAATGATAATGAAAGCGATGTTATAAAAGCTTTGATATCATTAGGTTTTTCAAATAATGAAGCTGTTAAGGCTTTGTCTGCAATAGAAAATAAAGATAATATGACTACAGAAGATTTGATAAGTAATGCTTTAAGAAATCTTAGCACTTTATAA
- a CDS encoding metal-dependent transcriptional regulator, with amino-acid sequence MKQEITPILENYLETIYNLEVEKNFKEAIRITDIADLVGRSKASVNTAIKTLSKLGHIKHEHYGDIELTESGRAIGKDIAERHAIFYYFLTKVLNVDEKIADEEACLIEHAMSKDTVHKFKEFLCGYCKKENIFNKDN; translated from the coding sequence ATGAAACAAGAAATAACACCTATATTAGAAAATTATTTAGAAACTATCTACAATCTTGAGGTAGAGAAAAATTTTAAGGAAGCTATTAGAATAACAGATATAGCAGATCTAGTAGGACGCTCTAAAGCCAGTGTTAATACAGCGATTAAAACATTGTCAAAATTAGGACATATAAAACATGAGCATTACGGCGATATAGAGCTTACTGAAAGCGGAAGAGCTATAGGAAAAGATATTGCTGAAAGACATGCTATATTCTATTATTTCCTTACAAAAGTATTAAATGTGGATGAAAAAATAGCTGATGAAGAAGCATGCCTAATAGAACATGCTATGAGCAAAGACACTGTACATAAATTCAAAGAGTTTCTTTGCGGATACTGCAAAAAAGAAAATATTTTTAATAAAGACAATTAA
- a CDS encoding GNAT family N-acetyltransferase: MDITIKKAGLEDVFDISKLHAICWKDAYKNIIPESYLKRIYLDDWCEEFEDGINNKTREAHLAYIDGKPIAVISHGKSRCNMEGYGEIISLYVHPIYQGSGIGKLLLEQAVKYMKESGYTNICLCVFEKNEEAKKFYEKNGFKDSGTKNTLKIDDEDIAESVYIYDIN, translated from the coding sequence ATGGATATAACTATAAAAAAAGCAGGATTAGAAGATGTTTTTGATATAAGCAAACTTCATGCCATATGCTGGAAAGATGCTTATAAAAATATTATACCTGAATCATATCTTAAAAGAATATATTTAGATGATTGGTGCGAAGAATTTGAAGACGGTATTAATAATAAAACTAGAGAGGCACATTTAGCCTATATTGACGGAAAACCTATAGCTGTTATATCTCATGGAAAAAGCAGATGCAATATGGAAGGATACGGCGAGATAATATCATTATATGTTCATCCTATATATCAGGGTTCCGGAATAGGTAAGTTATTATTAGAGCAGGCTGTAAAATATATGAAAGAGTCTGGTTATACTAATATATGTCTTTGCGTTTTTGAGAAAAATGAAGAAGCTAAAAAGTTTTATGAGAAAAACGGATTTAAAGATTCCGGTACAAAAAATACTTTGAAGATAGATGATGAAGATATAGCAGAAAGCGTATATATTTATGATATTAATTAA
- a CDS encoding heavy-metal-associated domain-containing protein, with translation MKNVTIKIKGMGCQNCVKAVTEELSALDGVSKVNVSLENACAEVEYDESKVSTDKMLDTIKELEYEPSL, from the coding sequence ATGAAAAATGTTACTATAAAAATAAAAGGTATGGGCTGTCAAAATTGTGTTAAAGCAGTTACAGAAGAGTTAAGTGCTTTAGACGGTGTAAGCAAAGTTAATGTAAGTTTAGAAAATGCTTGTGCTGAAGTAGAATATGATGAGTCTAAAGTAAGCACTGATAAAATGCTTGACACTATAAAAGAATTAGAATACGAGCCTAGTTTATAA
- a CDS encoding divergent polysaccharide deacetylase family protein — MKNIFVFVLSIIILCIFAFTFIKVKENYNISFEYANNVYKQSNANSILKKNITEKPSNDIFHLADINSPDTAKPILNKINEHSNCISIIIDDSGNTLDNSERYFSLANEYNITFAVLPDSYHSTDFSYAAYSNNVNIILHIPMEGSDYFGEQTLIRKGMNEDEVFRLLDYSFSKVPYAKGMNNHTGSVASSDESIVSYMLDYARNNDKYFVDSYTVSDSLIYDMALEYGVRTARRSVFLDNERDYSSIMKQWRELIKLSKEYGVAVGIGHYQSEETLKILENNLPLLEDEGIISVSITEILN, encoded by the coding sequence ATGAAAAATATATTTGTATTTGTACTTTCGATTATTATACTTTGCATATTTGCCTTTACTTTTATAAAGGTTAAAGAGAATTATAATATTAGTTTTGAATATGCTAATAATGTTTATAAACAATCAAATGCAAATTCTATTTTAAAAAAAAATATAACAGAGAAGCCTTCAAATGATATATTTCATTTAGCCGATATAAACTCACCGGATACAGCAAAGCCAATTTTAAATAAAATAAATGAACATAGTAATTGTATAAGCATTATAATAGATGACAGCGGAAATACTTTAGATAATTCTGAAAGATATTTTTCTTTAGCTAATGAATACAATATAACTTTTGCAGTGCTTCCAGATTCTTATCATAGTACAGATTTTTCTTATGCAGCATATAGTAATAATGTTAATATTATTTTGCATATACCTATGGAAGGCAGTGATTATTTTGGAGAGCAGACTTTAATAAGAAAGGGAATGAATGAAGATGAAGTGTTTAGATTACTAGATTATTCATTTTCAAAAGTACCTTATGCAAAAGGAATGAATAATCATACAGGTTCTGTAGCAAGCAGTGATGAGAGTATAGTATCTTATATGCTTGATTATGCTAGGAATAATGATAAATATTTTGTAGATTCTTATACCGTGTCTGATAGTTTAATATATGATATGGCTTTAGAATATGGTGTAAGAACTGCTAGGAGATCAGTATTTTTAGATAATGAAAGGGATTATTCTTCTATAATGAAGCAGTGGAGAGAGTTAATAAAATTATCAAAAGAATATGGAGTAGCGGTTGGAATAGGGCATTATCAAAGCGAAGAAACATTAAAAATTTTAGAGAATAATTTACCGCTTTTAGAAGATGAAGGAATTATATCTGTAAGCATAACAGAGATATTAAATTAA
- the lysA gene encoding diaminopimelate decarboxylase, whose amino-acid sequence MIAYKNNVLMCENIDIREIAEVYGTPFYIYSKNDILTKIRFLKEVFSPLNDALIVYAVKAENNLSILKMMAEEGIGADVVSIGETLKYIKAGGKAENIVFSGVAKTEEEIRKSIELNIKRFNIESIPEAIRINNIAKELKKKVKCSIRVNPNVDAHTHEKITTGVTGNKFGISIKTIKENSDLLKSLSNIEIESLSMHIGSQMTDAEPFYKAILVMKDLIAEIKSIGFNITDIDIGGGYGVRYNRDHSGFDFDKFKAESINLLKEINLRVTTEPGRYFVAESGALIMKVEYIKEELGRKYVILNGGMNDYIRVAMYDAYNEIYPLVKKDNVSNYDFVGPICESSDFFAYNRECSVLEQGDYVALLDVGAYGSSMSSNYNSRLLLPQVMIDDNKHYIIRKRQTFDDMIKDEIL is encoded by the coding sequence ATGATTGCTTATAAAAATAATGTATTGATGTGTGAAAATATTGATATTAGAGAGATTGCTGAAGTTTACGGTACACCTTTTTATATTTATTCAAAGAATGATATTTTAACTAAAATAAGATTTTTAAAAGAAGTATTTTCACCTTTAAATGATGCTTTAATAGTTTATGCTGTTAAAGCAGAGAATAATTTATCTATATTGAAGATGATGGCTGAAGAGGGTATAGGTGCTGATGTTGTATCTATAGGAGAGACTTTAAAATATATAAAAGCAGGCGGAAAGGCTGAAAATATAGTATTTTCAGGAGTTGCAAAAACAGAAGAAGAGATAAGAAAATCAATAGAGCTTAATATAAAACGTTTTAATATAGAATCAATTCCTGAGGCTATAAGAATTAATAATATAGCTAAAGAACTTAAAAAGAAAGTAAAATGTTCAATAAGAGTTAATCCGAATGTTGATGCTCACACTCATGAAAAAATTACTACAGGGGTTACTGGAAATAAATTTGGTATCAGTATAAAAACTATAAAAGAGAATTCTGATTTATTAAAATCATTATCTAATATAGAAATAGAATCATTATCAATGCATATAGGCTCTCAAATGACAGATGCTGAACCTTTCTATAAAGCTATTTTAGTGATGAAGGATTTAATTGCTGAAATTAAGAGTATTGGATTTAATATTACTGATATTGATATAGGCGGAGGATACGGGGTAAGATATAACAGAGATCATTCTGGATTTGATTTTGATAAATTTAAAGCTGAAAGTATTAATCTATTAAAAGAAATTAATTTAAGAGTTACTACAGAGCCCGGAAGATATTTTGTGGCAGAATCTGGTGCTTTAATAATGAAAGTTGAATATATCAAAGAAGAGCTTGGAAGAAAATATGTTATATTAAACGGCGGTATGAATGATTATATAAGAGTAGCTATGTATGATGCTTATAATGAAATATATCCTTTAGTTAAAAAAGATAATGTTTCTAATTATGATTTTGTAGGTCCTATATGTGAAAGTTCAGACTTCTTTGCATATAACAGAGAATGCAGTGTATTAGAGCAGGGTGATTATGTGGCTTTACTCGATGTTGGAGCTTATGGATCTAGTATGTCAAGCAATTATAATTCAAGACTTCTTCTACCTCAGGTTATGATTGATGATAATAAACATTATATCATAAGAAAAAGACAGACTTTCGATGATATGATAAAAGATGAGATCTTATAA
- a CDS encoding HPr family phosphocarrier protein — MENNDFISKEFECRNSIIDDNKTVNSIVDFFRTIEDKIEIENKNGKRVNAKSFIKMMGLDIKFGYRFTLYVYGEDRENNLKRIEEILEKKEFYTLEKIEELEKEEESEGNKFIEEEILFLTPKDKKDIVKEDIENKVKLLKEKRDSLHLPSLNLNNNIIYIKNDDKTEIFNVINNNIADVIKQLSIHYEIHINENDLNNFLVNLTDIVKNRDIRYFYIYLLFNNVKKYFHSQFDSLFIKKIIGIEPLKVEYDIEANKNFVDESIKTLDFILDDKRKSSDYSINIYMISNSSNFSLDLYRTINIVQNIGKIYEIEEKIIDNIAYKIKDNFEHKNKINTSHNNEEYWETIREFKEYLQEKFEAIYINKVIENDSEEPIIDYQHINIIVRRL; from the coding sequence ATGGAGAATAATGATTTTATATCTAAAGAGTTTGAATGTAGAAATTCTATTATAGATGATAATAAAACGGTTAATTCTATTGTTGATTTTTTTAGAACTATTGAAGATAAAATAGAAATAGAAAATAAGAATGGAAAGAGAGTTAATGCCAAATCTTTTATAAAAATGATGGGACTCGATATAAAATTCGGATATAGATTTACATTATATGTATATGGTGAGGATAGAGAAAATAATTTAAAAAGAATAGAAGAAATATTGGAGAAAAAGGAATTTTATACTTTAGAAAAAATAGAAGAATTAGAAAAAGAGGAAGAATCAGAGGGTAATAAGTTTATAGAGGAGGAAATATTATTTTTAACTCCTAAAGATAAAAAAGATATTGTAAAAGAAGATATAGAAAATAAAGTGAAGTTATTGAAGGAAAAAAGGGATTCTCTTCATTTGCCTTCTTTGAATTTAAATAATAATATTATATATATAAAAAATGATGATAAAACAGAGATTTTTAATGTTATTAATAATAATATAGCTGATGTTATAAAGCAGTTATCTATTCATTATGAAATACATATAAATGAAAATGATTTAAATAATTTTTTAGTTAATTTAACAGATATTGTAAAAAATAGAGATATTAGGTACTTTTATATATATTTATTATTTAATAATGTGAAAAAATATTTTCATAGTCAATTTGACTCATTATTTATCAAGAAAATTATAGGTATAGAGCCTTTGAAAGTTGAATATGATATAGAAGCTAATAAAAATTTTGTAGATGAATCTATAAAGACTCTAGATTTTATATTGGATGATAAGAGAAAATCTTCTGATTATTCTATAAATATATACATGATTTCAAATTCATCTAATTTTAGTTTGGATCTTTATAGAACTATAAATATTGTTCAAAATATAGGAAAAATTTATGAGATAGAAGAAAAGATCATTGATAATATAGCATATAAAATAAAAGATAATTTTGAGCATAAAAATAAAATTAATACTTCTCATAATAATGAAGAATATTGGGAAACAATAAGAGAGTTTAAAGAATATTTACAAGAGAAATTTGAAGCTATTTATATTAATAAAGTTATTGAAAATGATTCTGAAGAGCCTATTATTGATTATCAGCATATAAATATAATTGTAAGGAGACTTTAA
- a CDS encoding helix-turn-helix domain-containing protein: MIDFNLKDIREKILKLTQSQFAKMLGVRQDYISRLERNANNITLDLLDKLAENTGLTIDELTKYKKNSFESENPYLYENLINVQVIIDKINEEISTVDKKNNEKISELTADVYNKISDTFDIVVYGRYSSGKTSFINAIFDKNIDTNPYSEETSNDEYYLNDDSKLFRIIEYKENLLDTRKYNNQNMFIYLCDINAFSQEDITNINALANFIDDFNNISVIFSKANIFDEDKLDEVIDKKFETLKNFIESSNNIKKIDYSILRKRFFPFSINNNNLVKQIKDDFAENVKYAYYNRILTNINFITEIIDNKNDFQENDKLEVNLNKIKISVKEAFNEIYKNTLNIDSIIQSIDNNNVYRKKDDIKVLCNSINLNLDTQLYNILAVTKEDFDTKEPNKIKTNLINLSIGILPSFNLLKNSAMKIINIIGVSLSFLPSVVFILSGFMSFSGNWKKTLSKKVIKAYEEENVVSKYNKTIDEYFNNYLTNIKEIDAKAKEILKYQEDAKMYKNMKSILVNFSSYIETEKNKK; the protein is encoded by the coding sequence ATGATTGATTTTAATTTAAAAGATATTAGAGAAAAAATTTTGAAACTAACACAAAGCCAATTTGCTAAAATGTTAGGTGTGCGTCAAGATTATATTTCAAGGTTGGAAAGAAATGCCAATAATATAACTCTTGACTTATTGGATAAGCTTGCAGAAAATACTGGACTTACTATTGATGAACTTACAAAGTATAAAAAGAATTCTTTTGAAAGTGAAAATCCATATCTTTATGAGAATCTTATTAATGTACAAGTCATCATAGATAAAATTAATGAAGAAATAAGTACAGTAGATAAAAAGAATAATGAAAAAATATCCGAACTAACGGCTGATGTTTATAATAAAATCAGCGACACTTTCGATATTGTAGTATATGGAAGATATAGTTCCGGAAAAACTTCATTTATTAATGCAATATTTGATAAAAATATTGATACAAACCCCTATTCTGAAGAAACGAGCAATGATGAATATTATTTGAATGATGATTCTAAGCTATTTAGAATCATTGAGTACAAAGAAAATCTTCTTGATACTAGAAAATACAATAATCAGAATATGTTCATTTATTTATGTGATATAAATGCATTTTCTCAGGAAGATATTACGAATATAAATGCTTTAGCAAATTTTATAGATGATTTTAATAATATATCTGTAATATTCTCAAAAGCTAATATATTTGATGAAGATAAGCTAGATGAAGTTATTGATAAAAAATTTGAAACATTGAAAAACTTTATAGAGTCTTCTAACAATATTAAAAAGATAGATTATAGTATCTTAAGAAAGAGATTCTTCCCATTTTCAATCAATAACAATAATCTAGTTAAACAGATTAAAGATGATTTTGCTGAAAATGTGAAATATGCTTACTATAACAGAATATTAACAAATATTAATTTCATTACAGAAATAATAGATAATAAAAATGACTTTCAGGAAAATGATAAATTAGAAGTTAATTTAAACAAAATAAAAATATCAGTTAAAGAAGCATTTAATGAAATATATAAAAATACTCTTAATATAGACAGCATAATTCAATCTATTGATAATAATAATGTATATAGAAAAAAAGATGATATAAAGGTATTATGCAACAGTATAAATTTAAATCTTGATACACAGTTATATAACATACTTGCAGTAACAAAAGAGGATTTTGATACTAAAGAACCTAATAAAATAAAAACAAATTTAATAAATCTTTCTATAGGTATTTTACCTTCATTTAATTTATTAAAAAACAGTGCAATGAAAATAATAAATATTATAGGCGTATCTTTATCATTCCTTCCTAGTGTTGTATTTATATTATCAGGATTTATGTCTTTCTCAGGAAATTGGAAAAAAACACTTTCTAAGAAAGTTATTAAAGCTTATGAAGAAGAAAATGTGGTATCCAAATATAATAAAACAATAGATGAGTACTTTAATAATTATTTGACAAATATAAAAGAAATAGATGCTAAAGCCAAAGAAATTCTAAAATATCAAGAAGATGCAAAAATGTACAAAAATATGAAATCTATATTAGTTAATTTTTCATCTTATATAGAAACTGAAAAAAATAAAAAGTAA
- a CDS encoding metallophosphoesterase: MKTAVIGDLHGKSCWKKLIEGRFDKFDKIVFMGDYSDDSWVTFTDEEIVNNLKDVIEFKKNHDDKIILLIGNHDFQYIVGYPTASRYRKSYAKEMHEIFNDNANLFNPIYIENNYIFTHAGITNGWIEYIKQKYDLKDINIDNIEDVVNAVYNNDKDDCNIASFRRGGMSKFAGILWSDSMDLSDDAWIGYNQVVGHNRVKPGSVIKKDSYTIYMADHFDTEQDKLLVLDI; encoded by the coding sequence ATGAAAACTGCTGTTATAGGTGATTTACATGGAAAAAGCTGTTGGAAGAAACTTATTGAAGGAAGGTTTGATAAGTTTGATAAGATAGTTTTTATGGGAGATTATAGCGATGACAGCTGGGTTACTTTTACTGATGAGGAGATAGTTAATAATTTAAAAGATGTAATAGAGTTCAAAAAGAATCATGATGATAAAATTATTCTGCTTATAGGAAATCATGATTTTCAGTATATAGTAGGATATCCTACAGCGAGCAGGTATAGAAAAAGTTATGCTAAGGAAATGCATGAAATATTTAATGATAATGCAAATCTATTTAATCCAATTTATATAGAGAACAATTATATATTCACTCATGCAGGCATCACAAATGGCTGGATTGAATATATAAAACAAAAATATGATTTAAAAGATATTAATATTGATAATATTGAAGATGTTGTGAATGCTGTTTATAATAATGATAAAGATGACTGTAATATAGCTTCTTTCAGAAGGGGAGGAATGAGCAAGTTTGCGGGTATATTATGGTCTGATTCAATGGATTTGTCAGATGATGCATGGATAGGATATAATCAGGTTGTAGGCCATAATAGAGTAAAGCCTGGAAGTGTTATAAAAAAAGATAGTTATACTATATATATGGCGGATCATTTTGATACAGAACAGGATAAACTATTGGTATTAGACATATAA
- a CDS encoding sensor histidine kinase yields the protein MIKNIFYKSLLILILSSALMFIGILFTVQYNNIVYSQVMIVNIIEMLEKEIDLYDVQTEDAFRKFVLQSDKEELRISIISTNGVVIADTMTDTSKNPMGNHTNRSDVIAALHSIENKPAFSINTSISQKTPYMYVSKKIKADDKRDYILRVSIPIESVNKYLISFLFTAVMVIGVVVIVMALVLPLMSRNIMIPFYMIKETLDNIYNNKSTIPKNLTGYNDINTILYDINELAVSLNENITGYQTEREKLNYVLENIAQGIIAVNKNKEIFFINQYALDLLEISDSNIRKLNEIIKDDDVIEKIDNAIEFSRFSKFDVKEHTMDIEISIVPIRNNENISALIKFEDVTDIRKVEIEKQDFFINASHELKTPLTSIIGYSELLIATGGGKNQADFIKRINNEALRMKDLVIDMLTLSRIEANWKETVDEEIDIKDIVLDVFESNRIKAEQRNIDVQLDIESAVIMANKEKITEVVNNLVDNAIKYTDDDGKVKIYLKKNADKAIFSVKDTGCGIAPQYLNRVFERFFRVKNNKYLKVHGTGLGLTIVKNICNYYNADIHIKSEENVGTEMTVVFNLYKKEEESKNIEKIEKNN from the coding sequence ATGATTAAGAACATATTTTATAAATCATTACTCATTTTGATATTATCAAGTGCTTTAATGTTTATAGGAATACTGTTTACTGTGCAGTATAATAATATTGTATACAGTCAGGTTATGATAGTAAATATTATCGAGATGCTTGAAAAAGAGATTGACTTATATGATGTTCAGACAGAAGATGCTTTTAGAAAATTTGTACTTCAGTCAGATAAAGAAGAATTAAGAATCAGCATAATATCTACAAATGGGGTTGTAATAGCTGATACTATGACTGATACTTCCAAAAATCCTATGGGAAATCATACGAATAGAAGCGATGTTATAGCAGCATTACATAGTATAGAAAATAAGCCGGCTTTTTCTATAAATACTTCTATTAGTCAAAAAACTCCTTATATGTATGTATCTAAAAAAATTAAAGCTGATGACAAAAGAGATTATATACTTAGGGTTTCAATTCCTATAGAATCAGTTAATAAATATTTAATAAGCTTCTTATTTACAGCTGTTATGGTTATAGGTGTGGTTGTTATAGTTATGGCTTTGGTTCTTCCTTTGATGAGCCGTAATATTATGATTCCTTTCTATATGATAAAAGAAACACTTGATAATATTTACAATAATAAATCAACGATACCTAAGAATTTAACGGGATATAATGATATTAACACTATACTTTATGATATAAATGAATTGGCCGTAAGTTTGAATGAAAATATCACAGGCTATCAAACTGAAAGAGAAAAGCTCAATTATGTACTTGAGAATATAGCACAGGGTATTATTGCTGTTAATAAAAATAAAGAAATATTTTTCATTAATCAATATGCCTTAGATTTGCTTGAAATTTCTGACAGTAATATAAGAAAACTTAATGAAATCATAAAAGATGATGATGTTATAGAAAAAATAGATAATGCCATAGAGTTTAGCAGATTTTCAAAATTTGATGTTAAAGAACATACTATGGATATAGAAATAAGTATTGTTCCTATAAGAAATAATGAGAATATATCGGCATTAATAAAATTTGAAGATGTTACAGATATAAGAAAGGTCGAGATAGAAAAGCAGGATTTCTTTATAAATGCTTCTCATGAATTAAAAACTCCTCTTACTTCTATAATAGGATATTCCGAGCTTCTTATTGCTACAGGAGGCGGAAAGAATCAGGCGGATTTTATAAAAAGAATTAATAATGAGGCTTTGAGAATGAAAGACCTTGTTATTGATATGCTTACATTGAGCAGAATAGAGGCTAATTGGAAGGAAACTGTTGATGAAGAAATAGATATTAAAGATATTGTTCTTGATGTATTTGAAAGCAATAGAATAAAAGCTGAGCAAAGAAATATTGATGTGCAATTAGATATAGAATCTGCTGTTATAATGGCTAATAAAGAAAAAATTACTGAAGTTGTTAATAATTTGGTTGATAATGCTATAAAATATACTGATGATGACGGTAAAGTAAAGATATATTTAAAAAAGAATGCTGATAAAGCTATATTTTCTGTGAAAGATACAGGCTGCGGAATAGCTCCTCAGTATTTGAATAGAGTTTTTGAAAGGTTTTTTAGAGTTAAAAACAATAAATATTTGAAAGTTCATGGTACAGGTCTTGGACTTACAATAGTAAAAAATATATGTAATTATTACAATGCTGACATACATATTAAAAGTGAAGAGAATGTAGGCACTGAAATGACTGTTGTATTTAATTTGTATAAAAAAGAAGAAGAATCTAAAAATATTGAAAAAATAGAAAAAAATAATTGA